TGCTATTtcctttctttgaaatacttatgcctaaatagacctagtgggtaagtcggcgaggtcggtggccgaacctactggaaacttcgttgtagttcttacaccactaaccctacagatccgagcgcgagcggggcagcggaggatcgaggcaagggtatagcgccatTTTCGGGTAGGGTAGGCTCGGAGTCAGAAGTCCTCTCTTTCCCAACCAAATAAGCACTTTTGCAACACCTTCCTTCCCGCGGTCAAAACAAGACTTGCAGATAACAATCAGACCTTACCAGGGACAGGGACCAGACTATAGagcctaattaattaaaaaaaattcgggCTTGCTTTCTCAATTCACATCTATGAGCGATGATTCCTCTATCTCTTGCTCGCTTCGATCGGACTCTGACAGCTTAGGGAAGAATGATGGGTCGCTAACAAGGCCCCTAAATGACCGCTTAGAGGGCCtacccatttttttttcccaatccGTCACTTGCTCGTCTCTCTCTCATGAAAGATTTTCTCTCCTCTCCCGGCGGCTTTTACTCATGGCTATAGCCAGTTGCTAAGACGATTCCCATTCAAGCATTCTCATTCAACGGTCTATCAATGCTGCTTGTTCCAAATTCCTTTCTTTCCACTAGTCcaacccaaaatacatgattgtttataACTTTTATATCActtgatcaacaaaataaaagctgATACGTACAtgaacaaaagggaatgactataaatgtaaaatccggtggccactagctatggtcCTGCAGTTGCCATGCATCGCCTCTCTATTGACCCCGCGGTCAAGCCCGTCAAGCAGGCCCAAAGGCGATTTCGTCCAGACTTGCAAGGACAAATCGTTGCGGAAGTTGATAAACTCATTGCAGCAGGATTTATTGAGGAAGTCCAGTAGCCGATCTGGTTGGCGAATATCGTCCCAGTCTTCCCTTCTCTGATCGGTCCTGAGGATCCTCATGGATTCTCCTTCCTGTTTCGTCCAATCTTTTCCTTCTAATCACTGGCTAATGCTCAGCCATTGCTAATTCGAATTCTATTCCATTTATCATTCTTCTAATTCTCGAGCGGCAGTTCTACTGGTTGCTAATTACTTTCCTTCCTGTTTGTTAAAGTTAACCACTTGCCTGTATTTTCCCGCGATATTTAGAAACTTCCTGCATCTGGCACTAATTCATTTTTAAcgtctaattagattagatcgGGTAATCATTCCAATTAAGAACAGAAGCTCGTTGCAGTCTGTCGCTTTTGACCACTCGGCCACTCTCCCCATCCCGGGCCGACGCCCCCCGATCAGGGTTCCTGAATAAGAAGGATGGCGGCCTTCGTTCTTAAGTTAAGAAGATTGAAGGGAACTATTAGATTAGCTAGCGTTCCGGGAGAATAAATAAGGTCATTTAGTAAGTTCATAACAATTGCTGTAAAGCAAGGGGCAAAGCTTCTACGACAGCTTCCCCCTCATTGCCATCGTCGGCCTTCCCCAGCTCCCCTCCTTCGTCCCTTCTGGCTAAGCATCTTTCGGCGGAGGAAAGGAGGCGAGACCTCGCTTCTGGCGAAGTAGCGAGTTCATGAGCAAGTGAATGAACGAGCTGCGAGTGAAGTGCAACAGTCGTAAGGCGAGCCATGTTCCTAAAAGGAGTGACCATCTTTTCTTCCCTTCTACTGACACTGAGCGAGCAGCAAGCGTAGGCAATAGTTTCTGTAGGGGTGGGGCGCAAGCAAGCCTTTTCAGGCTCCGCTAGCTAGCTAGCGTACTCTTCTACTATCAATGAAatcgaaagaaaagaaaaaccagTGCCCTTTCGTATAGATTGAGACGCAGTACATTTTTCTTTACTTCTTCCATAAACGGAAGAATGGAAGGAAATCGTTCGATAACACTTCTTCCTTATTTGAAGAAATGATATCCTCGTGGAAACTCTTTCATTTCATAGAAGTTCTTCTTCTTAAGAAGCAAATAGCATTTCCTATTTCTTTGTCCCCTGGACTAGACCTATGTTGATTCTGAATTATCCGTCGCTACGCTGTTCCCAAGGACTAGCAGAATCGAAATAGCGAAATTCTTGGGTCATCTCAATGGGTTCAGAAACCACACGTTTCTCTGGATCATCATAGCGTACTTCCACATATCCACTCAGAGGAAAGTCTTTTCGTAATGGATGACCCTCGAAACCATAATCTGTTGATATACGGCGTAAATCCGGATGATTGATGAAAGAAACACCAGACATATCCCATACTTCTCGCTCCCACCGGCCGGCTGATGGAAATGGACTGACTACCGGAGATATTCGTGTTACTTCGGCTGCACTTGTTTGTACACGAAAGCGTGAGTTATTCGCCAACCAGATTTGACCATTTTTCTTCCTGACTGGGACGATATTCGCCAACCAGATCAGATACTGGACTTCCTCAATAAATCCTGCTGCAATGAGTTTATCGACCTCCGCAACGATTTGTCCTTGCAAGTTTGGACGAAACCGCCTTTGGGCCTGCTTGACGGGCTTGACCGTGGGGTCAATAGAGAGGCGATGCATGGCAACTGCAGgaccatagctagtggccaccggattTTACATTTATAGTTATTCCTTTTTGTTCATGTATcagcttttattttattgatcaagtgatgtaaaagttgtaaacaatcatgtattttgggttggatgattatgatgtaaagaaattatgaatgaaaagaaaatgaatgtaatagttttagtttacttatatttggttaaaatgtaatcaaatattatgtatgtggtTCCTTGTAGTagtttagagctttcgcttattttgttgcttgctctcgtgcaagccttgtataattgcaaatctcattgtttgattgcttaattatatttgttgctagagccttgggcgaGCAGGGGAGGCcatgtccgttcggcgtctgttgacgtggcccgaatccgaccaaattggcggagctcggggcgtgacagcctaCCTATTGAATCCCCTCCTGATGGAAAATTGGTCCCGATGCGTTGTCTTTCCTTCTCTCCTGACCTTTGTTTTCTTTATGATGGACGATTTGATGCTAACACTGAAGAGTTGTTCTTCGCCGTTTCCACTACTTGCCAGGGGCTATTTAATAAAACTTCCATCATCACTTGCTTTGCTGTCAGGGTTGTCTACTACTCTAATAAGACCTCCACCATCACTTGCTCTGTTGCCAAGGTTGTCTATTCCTCTACTCCGGTATCTGACGTTTTGTTTGTGTATTAAAATTTGcctattgtatatatatatttttaaaatgaatgTGTTCTCTTTGACCCAGAAAATTGACAATAGTGGCTACAATGGTCATCCATTATCACTTGTTTAGCCAAAGATTCTTCATTGATTTATATCTTGTATTTTGTTTGTGTTCTTCGATTTACCTATAGTATACATATTTCTTTTATATGAATGTTATTCTCTTTGACTCAGGAATCTGTAAGTGGTTACTTGCAATTGTCGTGCTTTTATTGGCCTCTACGAACATTTTGTATTGAATTTGTAAGCTTGTAATAATTGAGGGGCtaaaatgcaattttttcttttattttaattaaagtacgatgatttcatcaaatttaattttcatgctTTTAAGGGCCTCTACTGTTCATTGGCACGTGTTAGTGAGGTATTATTGTCGTCCTTGTGCATTTAAGGGATTCGAAATTTTTCAGTGGAACCAAACAAATTTAAGAAAATGACCACCTAGAAATCaagttatcattttatttgactttttacataatttttgaaaacaaaGAGTCCTATATACAAGTACATTAAGAGATGAAAGTCTAAAGCCAAGTTTTGTTGAAATTGGAGTTTCGACGAAATTACGGGCATCCTAACTTGGCGCTTGCACATAGATTTCGTGTGTAGAAATTATTTTGTAGGTGTTCCTTCAGAATTGTCGCTCGTGGAAGGGGCTTCAACACAAAAAATATCCTGAGGAAGGATTGTCTTCACGATTGAGAGGAGGTGGGAGGGCCGTCATGCAATTATTGCAGCCCTAAATCTGAGTGGGATGAACCAAATCGATCAGCTTGGTTCCCAAAATCTGATCCAATCCTTTTTCTTGTGCAATTGTTTTCTCCCCACCtctgatctctctctccctctcgtctttctctctctctctctctcagccccACATGAGCCTTCACCTCTCCCCACCATCTCCATGCACAACACCAGCGGTCAAATGTTGGCACGCCTCAAGGCCTCAGTGGAAGCTTACTAGGGCACATGCACAGACTTATCGTGTACACAAGGCCACCGTTGTAAGCACAAGGCGTTTATAATCAATCGACAATATCTATCAATAAATGATATGCACATCCTACAAGATGGATAATCAGAGCATATAACATAAACTAGAACTACTTTAAACATTTGATATACAACCATCCATCATACAGAATCATAGATTTCTACATCACATAGCTCCAACATGGaaataaaacttcaaataaaatacCCCTCCACATAAGGTATATCTCCAACATATAGAAGAAGAAATTAATAAATCTCACATACTATATAATGTCCATCTCTCATATAACACCTAAAATGAAAGTAGATACAATGAGACAACCTCTTTGAATTACAAGGCGAGACAGCTTTAGCTAATGGTGACACCCTTGCCGTAATCCTCAGACTTCCCTTTCTAGAGGGCTTTGACAAGTAAAAACAGCAAATTAATGGGAGTCAGAACTATGAAATATAATTCCTAGTGGGTACCGCTGCTAAGAGAGGCATACTACTCTACTAGGTTAACTAAGGCATGTGTAATACTATGAACCGCTAGAATAGAAATAACTAAAATGAAAGAGCTGTAACTGTAAGCTACTACTATGCCTCCAAATAGTAAAGCATCAACTATATGAACCCAACTACCATGTATTCATCAACTATTTAGAGAAGTTCAAGTATCCATATTTTACCCAATCTCTTAATAACTTATACAAAGTAAAGTCCTAGCCTGTGTTGTATGTCATGGTCTTGTGGTAGTTACCTCTATGGCGCTATGACTCCCCCACAGCATCCCAATCTGACCTCGATTGTTGCCGTTCTTGATCTCATACAACATGCACAAGCATATGCCCGAGAAGTCTAGCGGATTTGACATTTGGATCTCACACAGTGCACATAGGTACACCTAAGAAGTCTAGCGGAATCATCGCATTTGATCTTATATAAAGTGCACATGTAACACTCGAGAAGTCGAGGGGAATTGTCGCTTTTGATCTTGTATAGAGTTTATATGTTTGCGCCCAAGAAGTCACCGTCTATTCTCAACCTTGATTGTCAACCTTTCTAAGTTCCATGACATCGATGTTCAATTAGTGTCTCGAATACTATGTTTTCCAACCTACGCTAGATGGCACTAGGTTTATTAACACATATATGTCAGAGAATGTCATTTTTCTTGTTGTCCAAACCTACATGATTCATCATATGTCTAGTTCTTGTACCTTGGTAGAAATTTATCTcaagtaaaatatatttacatacATACCATTTTACCAGTTATGCTACCCTATAACATGCATAAACTGTATATTGCTATAGACATTAGAAGTGACCATTCTACTTTGGTAATGCATTACCCACCTCGATTTACTGTAAATTCCTTATAGACACGTAATTAGGACTTCGTAAATGAATTGCTTCTCTCCAAGTCAATCTGCCAAAAACCCTCAAAATCAGCTCAAATCTTCAAATTGGCCGCCAATACTTTATTGTTCCTCAAATCTTTGCTATCTCACGAGTTTCTCCAATCTCCAATTAGAGTTTTCAAgggtcaaaatatttttaaacccTCCACCTAGAAAAACCCCAATTTTGATCTATGGTTTCACAAAACTTCAACAAAATCCCATTTCAATGGCAAATCTCTACACTTTATAGCCTAAATTAGCTAGGATTTGCCAAAATCCCTTTTTCTAGGATTAGATCCAAAATTTTGACTCGAAATCTCAAAAACCCACCTTCGCTTTTGCTTCTCCAAGCTTTTTCTTGCCCAAGAAGCTTGTTCTCCTCCTCAAGAAGctcctccaagcttgctcctttaAGCTCCAAACTCTAGGACAGATTTcctagagagaggaaaagaaatggGTTGACAGAGGAAGAGAAATATTTTCTCTTGGTCGTGGGGAAATAGCTGTGAAAGGGGCTAGGGTCCCCTTTCATAtagtgttgcaacaattgcaactaaAATTCTCCAATTGTCACAATTCATAAACAACCAAAATCTATATATCACAATGTTGAGTATCAATACTTAACTTCCTACTACCTGTGTCACACCCCGAGCCCCACCAATTTGGCCGGTTcaagcgcgtcgaacagacgccggacggacagcacctcccctgtctgcccaaggctcaacaacaagatcatgcaCAAGAATTTGCCTAGGTAAAATTCATTCAACATACATGGTGAATGcaagaagcaccacaagtgctatacaagtaagagcaagaatcacgagtacatacaagtgaataaaagagagatataacctagctattacatcacattcaacatttacattgattggatttacatttccatctcCCAAAAATGAATACATGATCCTCTCACAAACATAATGctagctatccaaaatacatcatgtctataaacatgcacacgagggtgctctagtacaaATAGAAAACTCTACTAGttagctagggcgctacgcctttaccgcgatcctccCCCGGAACGCTCGCACTCGGCcctacaacaaagtggggtgagaactatataaatatagtttctagtgggttcggccgccgactccgccgatcttcccactaggtctaagcaggcacatatagatagatagataaatatgaaattacAACTATGCTCTACTATGCCTtcaaatgcaagcaatgcatggaatatcatctagcaacaagcctactatcatgctagtatgcttcaacaatatcatgaacataaatacgaacatagttatgcaatccactaggctaccccGCCTAAGATGGTATGAATGCAAGTCCACTATGCTATGAATACAAGTCCACTAGGCTACCcccctaagatctcaaatctcatagatACTCACACTACAaatctagtaggtgaagaggtgaagagctaccccgctcttcgccccgACTGATATCTTaaatctcacaggtgaggagctaccccgctcttgtcacgccccaatccccaccaatttggtcgggttcgggtcacgtcaacagacaccgaacggacagagcctcccttgttcgcccaaggctctaacaacatgtataaataggcaatcaataagagatttgcatatataatacaaggcttgcacgagggcaagcaacaacggaagcgaaatctctaagctaattaagcaacatacatgatatttgattacatttaaactaaattcaagtaaaactattacatttttccatcatatctttttacatttagtcatccaccaaatacatgattgatTACACTTtgcatctctaaatcaacaaaataaagttgatacatgtatattaaaaaggaatgactacaaaatgtatagtcccggtggccgctacctacggcgccaaacccttgcctcggtcctccgccgcctcgctcgtgccaggacctgtagggttagtggtgtgagaactacaacgaagttcccagtgggttcggcattcgacctcgccgacttacctactaggtctattcaggcataagtatttcaaggaaagaaaagtaaccggtactaatgcatctaatactatgcctgcagaagaatATCAGTGGATTCAAATACTCAATGCGATAAtaggaaatgcatgcatgctcaaatcacaaataagctttggctcttacccaatcttaccggttaaccttgttaaccccaataactcaccactcaaaatcccttaatagcgggggactcgaacctccctagggaccgtcatctgggggactttaccacgcccagtggtgaccaactccggagcgcaccgctcgagggggagcgacctccctcaaaacaagacgaaatgtgagtatcgatctaatccttaacttgaggattcatagtcactagtcacaatgccaatgtcatgataggtcgCTACccattcattcttgccactctcaaggctttacctttgacaatgtcacaattggttaaactatgtttaacggttcatctctcaatgccaatcttgtttctatgtcaatgtcaccattgttttctattgtccaagtccaacctcacattcacacaacttgagggtccgatcacacatgtccattttggttctatcatccgctatgttcaactacgttagaagcatataaatgaagtcaaaccaagttccacatgtatctaccctactatgcatgaatgggtatatataaacatatatgctcaagaatagagaaaacagacatagaagggaatccaatgattccggcgtgcaccccccacctctattggccgtgtgggtgtagaatatgaaggctcccgcactttacgaaagccgattccgcaccctataatcaaaatagtgccatattaggccccTTTGTACATGagctatactctaacattttcgcaacgttaaacggagttgtccaacgtgtttagggcacccccaattagttttctacggggtcaatttgtccccgaaaaatcctacggcaaaagccccaattttcaagccctaattttgtcatttagggtttccccatgaatcgatcccaatcctaagcaaacaatagtttagaatcatctaagaagcactctAGTAAGATTTCTAGACccttggtaccaaccctagggctccaaacaccaattccaaggattcaccatgagagcactttgagctctcatgggtaccatggtatacatggctcaaaagagcctctaaagcctctagggagcacaaagctccaaatctctaacccaaaatccaaaccctagaggaaaaccttacaaaacttacctctagtccaagctcccccaagatccttcttgttggagagcttctagaaccTCCAAGGcgccaaatccaccttcttctccaagttcttcttcttcttctccaagctctagaggggttctagagagagaaagaaaggaaatgagagaggaggagagaaatggttgtgagagagaggggatgggccatatatagtgttgtaacaattgcacttaagcccctccattTGTTTCCcctgatctgcccagactgggcatttttcgccttcggggactggtctccccgaccagggaccggttcacgaacgtgggtgttccaggacgtaatcaaaattttgagtttttcagcTATTGCGCAGCGAGGggccggtctgcccgtcagggaccggtctcccgaggactggtctcaccaccagggaccggatgcctcaggacttcctggcaggctacgcgcacggggaccggtctctccttcagggaccggtcctcgagagctcaaaatctgggacttagccagattttcagatttgctctccgggtcccttttagctccgtttatgaactctaatgcatttagggtccattctaactcgttcaattccgcgttccgctcgttttaacggaactcggcacgatttacgagggatgtggtatgttacattctccacccctaaaatttagtttcgtccgcgaaacgaCTAAGattggaatttaaatttcttaactgacttcggatcctcgaagaggtTGGGATAACGCTTCCTCATTTcgctttcgagctcccacgtttcttcccggtcatcgtgttcgcaccaatgaactttaacatacgggatttcgcggttccgaagctttcgcacctcccgaTCGGCAATATACGCTGGGAACTCCTCAtatgtcatatcctcttgaagctctatcggtatatacgagagaatatgatctgAATCATagacatacttgcggagttgggatacatggaatacatcatgtactcccgcgagtctcggtggtaatgccaacttgtaggccaccataccaactcgttccaaaatctcgaagggtccgatatagcggggacataatttcccgcgaacaccgaaccgcttaactcctcgcattggcgatacctttagaaatacgcggtctcctaccgcgaactcaatgtcctttcgtcgcttgtcggcataactcttgtgccgtGACTGTGCCGTCACCaacctttgtcgggcaaggcggactttctcctccgcctctcgcaccACATCGGGGCCAAGAACCATTtcctcgcccacgtcgctccaatgtatTGGCGAGTGACACTTCCTTCCGTAAAGGGCCTCAAATGccgccatcgcaatactttcttgatagctattgttgtatgcgaattccgccatcggtaaatgatcaTGCCATCCACCCTTATACTgaagcacacacgctcgaagcatgtcctcaagtatttgaattgtcctctccgattgaccgtcactttgaggatggaatgccatgctaaaatcgagccgtgtgcccaatgcatcttgcaagctcttccaaaaatgagatgtgaacctagggtcccgatccgatacaatagataccggaaccccgtgaAGCCTCACCACCTTGTCAACATAGACTTGAGCCAATTTGTCTCTCGACCAAGTaatgtggatcggcaaaaagtgtgccgatttggtcaaccggtccacaactacccaaatcgc
This genomic interval from Ananas comosus cultivar F153 linkage group 8, ASM154086v1, whole genome shotgun sequence contains the following:
- the LOC109714136 gene encoding uncharacterized protein LOC109714136, whose protein sequence is MHRLSIDPTVKPVKQAQRRFRPNLQGQIVAEVDKLIAAGFIEEVQYLIWLANIVPVRKKNGQIWLANNSRFRVQTSAAEVTRISPVVSPFPSAGRWEREVWDMSGVSFINHPDLRRISTDYGFEGHPLRKDFPLSGYVEVRYDDPEKRVVSEPIEMTQEFRYFDSASPWEQRSDG